In a single window of the Acetivibrio clariflavus DSM 19732 genome:
- the pseC gene encoding UDP-4-amino-4,6-dideoxy-N-acetyl-beta-L-altrosamine transaminase: MEKRFIPYGRQWIEEDDIQAVVEVLKGDYLTTGPKIKEFEDKLAQYTGAKYAVAVSNGTAALHAACFAAGIKEGDEVITTPITFAASANCILYMGAKPVFADIDPKTYNIDPKDIEAKITEKTKAIIPVHFTGLPCDMDEILKIAKKYNLVVIDDGAHALGTTYKDRKVGSMTDMTTFSFHPVKHITTGEGGAITTNDEDYYRSLTLFRTHGITRNEKELIRSKEPWYYEQQFLGYNYRITDIQAALGISQINKLDRFLGLRKEYVRRYNEAFGGLDTVDIPFQPDFADSAWHLYIIRLKLEKLDCSRKQIFEELQSRNIGVNVHYIPVYYHPYYSQLGYKKGICPNAEDLYERIITLPLFPKMEEEDVQYIISNVKEVLQKHALVK, encoded by the coding sequence ATGGAAAAGAGATTTATACCTTACGGAAGACAATGGATTGAAGAGGATGATATTCAAGCTGTGGTCGAGGTTCTGAAAGGAGACTATTTGACTACAGGACCCAAAATAAAAGAATTTGAAGATAAGTTAGCTCAATACACGGGAGCAAAATATGCTGTAGCAGTATCCAATGGCACGGCAGCACTTCATGCTGCTTGTTTTGCAGCAGGGATAAAAGAAGGGGATGAGGTAATAACCACTCCAATTACTTTCGCAGCTTCGGCCAATTGTATTTTGTATATGGGAGCAAAGCCTGTATTTGCGGATATTGATCCCAAAACATATAATATTGACCCTAAAGATATAGAAGCTAAGATAACGGAAAAGACTAAAGCTATTATACCTGTTCATTTCACTGGTCTGCCCTGTGATATGGATGAAATTTTGAAGATAGCCAAAAAATATAATCTTGTGGTAATTGATGATGGTGCTCATGCCCTTGGAACTACATATAAAGACAGAAAAGTTGGAAGTATGACAGATATGACAACGTTCAGCTTCCATCCGGTTAAACATATTACAACAGGAGAAGGTGGAGCAATAACCACAAATGATGAAGATTATTACAGAAGTCTCACTTTATTCCGGACCCATGGTATTACGAGGAATGAGAAGGAATTGATAAGATCTAAAGAACCTTGGTATTACGAACAGCAATTTTTAGGCTATAACTATAGAATTACCGATATCCAAGCTGCATTAGGCATAAGTCAGATAAATAAATTGGACAGGTTTTTAGGTTTGAGGAAGGAATATGTTAGACGATATAATGAAGCTTTTGGCGGACTGGATACTGTAGATATACCCTTTCAGCCGGATTTTGCAGATTCGGCATGGCATTTGTATATAATAAGGCTTAAACTGGAAAAGTTAGATTGCAGTAGAAAGCAGATCTTTGAAGAGCTTCAAAGTAGAAATATCGGTGTAAATGTACACTATATTCCTGTATATTACCATCCCTATTACAGTCAATTAGGTTATAAAAAGGGTATCTGTCCAAATGCTGAAGACCTTTATGAAAGAATAATAACTCTTCCTCTATTTCCTAAAATGGAAGAAGAGGATGTTCAATATATAATTTCAAACGTAAAAGAGGTTTTGCAAAAACATGCCTTGGTAAAATAA
- a CDS encoding SDR family NAD(P)-dependent oxidoreductase gives MNILVTGGAGFIGRWVVKKLLDDGHKVWILDNLSNGSKRNIEEFINNSNLIEFTEGDIKDIATLERLFLNKFDLCYHLAASINVQDSIDDPVTTFQNDTVGTFYVLEQCRKHNVKMVFMSTCMVYDRAKDNEGIDESHPVKPASPYAGSKIAGENMVLSYWYAYKLPTVVIRPFNTYGPMQRTDGEGGVVAIFIKRSLEGLPLNIYGDGKQTRDLLYVEDCAEFVVQAGYSDRVNGEIVNAGLGRDISINDLALLISGDASKIKHVPHIHPQSEIPKLLCNAQKAKNLLGWYPKTSLEEGIAKTKEWITEQAKT, from the coding sequence TTGAACATACTTGTGACAGGCGGTGCCGGTTTTATAGGGCGTTGGGTTGTAAAAAAATTACTTGATGACGGGCACAAAGTATGGATATTGGATAATTTGTCAAACGGAAGTAAAAGAAATATAGAGGAGTTTATAAACAACTCAAACCTTATAGAATTTACAGAAGGTGATATAAAAGATATAGCAACTTTAGAAAGACTCTTTTTAAATAAATTCGATTTATGTTATCATTTAGCGGCCAGTATCAATGTCCAGGACAGTATTGATGATCCCGTTACAACATTTCAAAATGATACAGTAGGAACTTTTTATGTATTGGAACAGTGCAGAAAGCACAATGTTAAAATGGTGTTTATGAGTACTTGCATGGTATATGACAGAGCAAAGGACAATGAGGGTATAGATGAAAGCCATCCTGTAAAACCGGCTTCACCTTATGCAGGTAGCAAAATCGCAGGAGAAAATATGGTGCTTTCCTACTGGTATGCTTACAAGCTTCCTACAGTAGTAATAAGGCCATTCAATACCTATGGCCCGATGCAGAGAACCGATGGTGAAGGCGGAGTTGTAGCTATATTTATAAAAAGGAGTCTTGAAGGGCTTCCGCTTAATATATACGGTGATGGCAAGCAAACAAGAGATCTTCTTTATGTAGAGGATTGTGCAGAATTTGTTGTACAGGCAGGTTACTCGGACAGGGTAAATGGAGAAATAGTAAATGCAGGTCTTGGCAGAGATATAAGTATAAATGATTTGGCACTTTTAATATCAGGAGATGCAAGTAAAATCAAGCATGTACCCCATATACACCCTCAAAGTGAAATTCCGAAATTGTTGTGTAATGCTCAAAAAGCTAAAAACTTGCTGGGGTGGTATCCAAAAACTTCACTGGAAGAGGGAATAGCTAAGACAAAAGAATGGATAACAGAGCAAGCAAAAACTTAA